In Penaeus vannamei isolate JL-2024 chromosome 13, ASM4276789v1, whole genome shotgun sequence, the sequence GGAGCCATCAACAGCGCCGGATCCTTCTCGTGAGTTGACTttgtcccattttctttttcgtatcaGTCGTTGAGAACCTACAGCGAATGGGAGAATATATACAGTGCTTTTATATAATGTTTGATATCTAATATTATTTCTCTTCCACAGATACACCGCTCCTGACGGCACTGACGTCCACCTCCAATACGttgctgacgagaacggcttccagccccagggcgcccacctgcccgtggctcccgagttcccccacccgatccctcagttcgtcctcgaccagatcgccttcgccgccgaggaggacgcccgTAACGCCAAGAGGCCCTCCTCCGGTGGCTACCAGTGATTGGATATAGTTGAGAGATTAGAAGAAACGAATGAGATCCGACATGACCttgtacataaatatctataatgTGTATTTATTGTTTGATAATTAAATATTAAATGCCACACTTGTCTTTTTACTTATGCATGAAGGCTTTCGTGCAATTTGCtacattttgatattttgatCACAACCAGTCACTTTATGTCATTTGTCTTTATTCGTGGAGGAACTAGCAAAATTTTGAAGGTAATTTCTTTCCTCACGAGTTCCGGTTCGTCCTCGATCGTAGGCCGCAGAAGGGGACACCCATAAAACCTTGTGTCCGTcctttgataatatttttttgatTGTTCATAGGTTATGACTCAACAGCTACCTATTTCCTTGATTGTATATTTTCTTCTGATGCAATATGATTCAACATTCATCCCTATGAAAATAGATCACCGATtaaagaaatagaatataaaGATTGCGTATCATGATGTGCACAATATGCGTAACATTTCTTTGTAAAAAATGAGTACCTTCATGATGAATCCTTTGTTCTTATCGTTACAGTTgttataagaacaacaataatagtggaataatggtaatgatgataacagtgattattattagtggtattatcatttttaacacaGCAAGTGAAAATCCACCGAGAAGTGTTCTTATACATATGTTTAGAGGAACAACCTCACGGCAACCatagagcacacgcacacacacacatatatataatcctctAGTTATAGTTGTGTCTATACacctccaaatatatatacaagtatatgtgatttgtatgtatatatgattacatatatatatacatacatacatatatatatatatatatatatatatatatatatatatatatatatatatatatatatatatatatatatatgcatgtgcaattataaaaagatatagatatacataaatacctttaagtacatacataggtataagcatatacacatatacatacatacatacataaacacacacacacacacacacatatatatacacacatgtatttacatatttatgtatatatataaatacgtatatatacatacatatatatgtatgtatacataatgcatacgtgtgtgtatatatatatatatatatatatatatatatatatatatatatatatatatatatatatagagagagagagagagagagagagagagagagagagagagagagatttatatatatatacatatatatagatagatagatagatagatagatagatagatagatagatatacaaatacgtttatatatatatatatatatatatatatatatatatatatatatatatgtgtgtgtgtgtgtgtatacgtacatatatacatacatatatgtgtatataaatacatacacacacacattcatatatatatatatatatatatatatatatatatatatatatatagatagctagatagatagatagatagatagacagatagatagatagatagatagatagatatacacatacgtttatatatatgtatatatatatatatatatatatatatatatatatataaatttatatatatatacatatatacatacatacatgtgtatataaatacatacacacacattcatatatatgtaaagatatatatatgcgtatatatatttctagatatatttaaacatacataaaacatacacacacatgtatatatatatatatatatatatatatatatatataaatatgtatgtatatatatatatatatatatatatatatatatatatatatatatatatatataagtatgtatgtatataaaaaatcaatatatccatgcatgtaaataaacatctatactgatatatccttatatatatatagagagagagagagagctataaatctacatatttgccaaaatgtttatatataactcatatatatatatattgataaaaataaatagaaatataaataaacggTTATAGATATGAC encodes:
- the LOC113830199 gene encoding cuticle protein AMP1A-like isoform X2, with the translated sequence MHLQLILAALAAVAAADTGYGAPPPRYDSSEEIAILRNDFVIEDDGRYNFDAETANGIVVSEHGTPGVEGAINSAGSFSYTAPDGTDVHLQYVADENGFQPQGAHLPVAPEFPHPIPQFVLDQIAFAAEEDARNAKRPSSGGYQ